The following are encoded together in the Periplaneta americana isolate PAMFEO1 chromosome 5, P.americana_PAMFEO1_priV1, whole genome shotgun sequence genome:
- the LOC138700489 gene encoding protein takeout-like, whose product MSRTRHSKQYDFRHDFNKLRSSFLLTVPQLKLLGTYNISGHILLLPIRGTGNINITLVETNCTVRNNFTIEKINGANHIQLTTATVHLDSKRMYIYLENLFNGDKRLGDEMNKLLDENWKEVFDEITPHLSASLLQMFRGMANGISKQFPLDILIPETLS is encoded by the exons ATGTCAAGAACTCGGCATTCAAAGCAATATGATTTCAGACATGACTTCAATAAGCTCCGCAGTTCATTCCTGCTCACCGTGCCTCAATTGAAGCTGTTGGGTACTTACAACATATCAGGACATATACTTCTGCTGCCAATAAGAGGGACAGGAAACATCAACATCACTCTGG TCGAAACAAACTGCACCGTTCGAAACAATTTCACGATCGAGAAGATTAATGGAGCAAATCACATACAGTTGACGACAGCGACAGTCCACCTGGACTCAAAGAGGATGTACATCTACCTCGAAAACCTCTTCAACGGCGACAAGCGTCTCG GTGACGAAATGAACAAACTTCTGGACGAGAATTGGAAAGAGGTCTTCGACGAGATCACGCCACACTTATCTGCATCATTGTTACAAATGTTTAGAGGAATGGCAAATGGTATTAGTAAACAATTCCCGCTTGATATACTAATTCCAGAAACTCTGTCGTAA